Proteins encoded together in one Kutzneria kofuensis window:
- a CDS encoding dienelactone hydrolase family protein produces MTETRTENLPLTDGRELRVTVAEPEGAARGGLVLLHEARGVTDTVRLLAGSLAAEGWLVVAPHLYPDADELAAQDVDGQLSQLPVESVLADIDVACVWLAERGITPDRTGVIGFDLGGAAALIVATRRAIGAAVSVSGRGILTPLSDGLPSLVEVAHELSCPWLGLYGERDEHVSAEEVDKLRDAAASAPVATDVVRVAQGNHRFDTDPKASAEAWQRTLNWFDSHLR; encoded by the coding sequence ATGACGGAAACCAGGACCGAAAACCTGCCGTTGACCGACGGACGCGAGCTGCGGGTGACAGTCGCGGAACCGGAGGGTGCAGCGCGGGGCGGTCTGGTGCTGCTGCACGAGGCCCGCGGGGTCACCGACACGGTCCGGCTGCTCGCCGGATCGCTGGCGGCCGAGGGCTGGCTCGTGGTGGCGCCGCACCTCTACCCGGACGCCGACGAACTGGCCGCTCAGGACGTGGACGGCCAGCTTTCCCAGCTGCCCGTCGAATCCGTGCTGGCGGACATCGACGTGGCCTGCGTATGGCTCGCCGAGCGGGGCATCACCCCCGACCGGACCGGCGTCATCGGCTTCGATCTGGGCGGCGCCGCCGCCCTGATCGTGGCGACCAGGCGCGCCATCGGCGCGGCGGTCAGCGTGTCCGGCCGCGGCATCCTCACGCCGCTGTCGGACGGATTGCCCTCGCTGGTCGAGGTCGCGCACGAACTGAGCTGCCCCTGGCTCGGCCTCTACGGCGAGCGGGACGAGCACGTCAGCGCCGAGGAGGTCGACAAGCTGCGGGACGCCGCCGCGTCGGCGCCCGTCGCCACCGACGTCGTCCGGGTGGCCCAGGGCAACCACCGCTTCGACACCGACCCGAAGGCCAGTGCCGAAGCGTGGCAGCGCACCCTCAACTGGTTCGACTCACACCTGCGGTGA
- a CDS encoding class I SAM-dependent methyltransferase yields the protein MSDAKLFFQEFIRSPLTTASAIPSSRALSDQMVAPIPEQGEPVVVELGPGTGAFTEVIRSRLDGRGRHLAVELNPRLADVLAKRFPDVEVIVADAERLPELLAERGVFADVVISGLPWAAYRGRLTEAVAAAMHPAGVFTQFTYTWTRWAGPSKRQLAGFRRCFEEVVLTRTIWGNVPPALVHVMRRPRQV from the coding sequence GTGAGCGACGCCAAGCTCTTCTTCCAGGAGTTCATCCGCTCGCCGCTCACGACGGCGTCCGCGATTCCCAGCTCGAGAGCGCTGTCAGACCAGATGGTCGCGCCGATTCCCGAACAGGGCGAGCCGGTTGTCGTCGAACTCGGACCCGGCACCGGCGCGTTCACCGAGGTGATCCGATCCCGGCTGGACGGTCGCGGCCGGCACCTCGCCGTCGAGCTCAACCCGCGGCTGGCTGACGTGCTGGCCAAGCGTTTCCCCGACGTGGAAGTCATCGTCGCCGACGCCGAGCGGCTGCCGGAACTGTTGGCGGAGCGGGGAGTCTTCGCCGACGTGGTGATCAGTGGCCTGCCGTGGGCCGCATACCGAGGCAGGCTCACCGAGGCCGTCGCGGCCGCCATGCACCCCGCCGGCGTCTTCACGCAGTTCACCTACACCTGGACCCGGTGGGCCGGCCCGTCCAAGCGTCAGCTCGCCGGATTTCGGCGCTGCTTCGAGGAAGTCGTGCTCACCCGGACGATCTGGGGCAATGTGCCGCCCGCCCTGGTGCACGTGATGCGACGCCCCAGGCAGGTTTGA
- a CDS encoding LPXTG cell wall anchor domain-containing protein, producing the protein MDGQSPVWNFTEGDLTGRDIAVEPGPDQPDPYAPTTAPTTPTPQASPRLANTGAADVQAMTIAAIAALVLGVGLVLMSLRRRTS; encoded by the coding sequence ATGGACGGGCAGTCGCCGGTGTGGAACTTCACCGAGGGCGACCTCACCGGCCGTGACATCGCGGTCGAGCCGGGGCCGGACCAGCCCGACCCGTACGCGCCGACCACCGCCCCGACCACGCCGACGCCGCAGGCCTCGCCGAGGCTGGCCAACACCGGTGCCGCCGACGTTCAGGCCATGACCATCGCCGCGATCGCGGCACTGGTGCTGGGCGTCGGCCTGGTGCTGATGTCCCTGCGCCGTCGGACCAGCTGA
- a CDS encoding RICIN domain-containing protein translates to MAKKLVARLAAVLISAVVLFGIDVGAAHADAYGMHLQHAHGGYCLDSNSNGDAYFNPCQHGNTYQEWNIVSASGGVHIVDVQTGRCLAVMQEYGTGYYIGTESCGSAPSNLTWSWLSGQYQYEFYNGGNRACLDGNMSNIYPTFGLPTCQYSNVYQNWYAIYP, encoded by the coding sequence GTGGCTAAGAAGCTTGTCGCGAGGCTTGCGGCGGTGCTGATCTCCGCTGTCGTACTCTTCGGCATCGATGTGGGTGCTGCCCACGCCGACGCGTACGGGATGCATCTGCAGCATGCGCACGGTGGATACTGCCTTGACAGCAACAGTAATGGAGACGCTTACTTCAATCCGTGCCAGCACGGCAACACCTACCAAGAGTGGAACATTGTATCGGCATCCGGCGGCGTCCACATCGTAGACGTGCAGACCGGCCGCTGCCTTGCGGTTATGCAGGAGTACGGAACCGGGTACTACATCGGTACCGAGTCGTGCGGCTCGGCTCCCAGCAACCTCACATGGTCGTGGCTCAGCGGGCAGTACCAATACGAGTTCTACAATGGCGGAAACCGGGCGTGCCTCGACGGCAACATGTCTAACATCTACCCGACCTTCGGCCTACCGACCTGCCAGTACAGCAACGTGTACCAGAACTGGTATGCCATCTACCCGTAA
- a CDS encoding MarR family winged helix-turn-helix transcriptional regulator, whose translation MAAWRAYRVSSILLEGQLHRELVDAHDITLADYEVLVRLAERPDQRMRMSVLAAEVASSKSRVSHQIARMERAGLVERDNCSSDGRGVYAVLTERGMAKLREAAPTHVDGVRRHMIDLTTESQQATLAKIFERIGAMLAETPDD comes from the coding sequence ATGGCCGCGTGGCGGGCCTACCGCGTCTCCAGCATCCTGCTGGAAGGTCAGCTGCACCGCGAACTCGTGGACGCCCACGACATCACCCTCGCCGACTACGAGGTCCTCGTCCGGCTCGCCGAACGCCCCGACCAGCGGATGCGGATGAGCGTCCTCGCCGCCGAAGTCGCCTCCTCCAAGAGCCGCGTCTCCCACCAGATCGCCCGCATGGAACGCGCCGGCCTCGTCGAACGCGACAACTGCTCCAGCGACGGCCGCGGCGTCTACGCCGTGCTCACCGAACGCGGCATGGCCAAACTCCGCGAAGCCGCCCCCACCCACGTCGACGGCGTCCGCCGACACATGATCGACCTCACCACCGAGAGCCAGCAGGCCACCCTCGCCAAGATCTTCGAACGCATCGGCGCCATGCTGGCCGAGACGCCCGACGACTGA
- a CDS encoding bifunctional metallophosphatase/5'-nucleotidase — protein sequence MVLARRLGALAVTAAAALTLTGVPAQAAQAPIDVRLIAFNDFHGNLEPPAGSSGRVTLSDGTSVVAGGAAYMATHVQQLRTKNTLVFSAGDNVGASPLASALFHDEPTIDFMNDIGVNASAIGNHELDKGYQELLRKQFGGCASDGCQFEKSFKGAKWPYLAANMTFDNGLPAALPFTVDFSGGVPVGVIGVPLKDLPSVTSADAIKGLKFGDEVQAINKSADVLDKLGVKTIVVLLHQGDNTEGGGPNDCRTTPGPALAIAKAASPKVDVIFSGHSHQQYDCTVTDPAGNPRPLIQGASFGRLLSVVDLKIDPRTRDAIRGQTVAHNEVVTRDVTPDPTVQALVSKAVTEAAPIANKPVGTITSDIVAAQQPSGESPLGDVIADAQLESTKSAGAQVAVMNPGGIRADLNFKSSTAGVPDGTVTYANAFTIQPFANILQTETLTGAQLKAVLEQQWQPQPNGSVQTKMLQISSSLHYTWSASAPVGSRITSITVAGQPVTPDGSYKVTANNFLTGGGDGFTVLKQGTGIVGGAIDLDAFTAYLTAHQNLAPPAADRITQTP from the coding sequence ATCGTTTTGGCTAGACGGCTCGGCGCGCTGGCGGTCACCGCCGCGGCGGCGCTGACGCTGACCGGTGTCCCGGCGCAGGCGGCGCAGGCGCCGATCGACGTGCGCCTGATCGCGTTCAACGACTTCCACGGCAACCTGGAGCCGCCGGCCGGCTCCTCGGGCCGCGTGACGCTGTCGGACGGCACGTCGGTGGTGGCGGGCGGCGCCGCGTACATGGCGACGCACGTCCAGCAGCTGCGGACGAAGAACACGCTGGTGTTCTCGGCCGGCGACAACGTGGGTGCTTCCCCGCTCGCCTCGGCGCTGTTCCATGACGAGCCGACGATCGACTTCATGAACGACATCGGCGTGAACGCGTCGGCGATCGGCAACCACGAGCTGGACAAGGGCTACCAGGAGCTGCTGCGCAAGCAGTTCGGCGGCTGCGCCTCGGACGGCTGCCAGTTCGAGAAGTCGTTCAAGGGCGCGAAGTGGCCGTACCTGGCGGCGAACATGACGTTCGACAACGGCCTGCCGGCGGCGCTGCCGTTCACTGTGGACTTCAGCGGCGGTGTGCCGGTGGGTGTGATCGGTGTGCCGCTGAAGGACCTGCCCAGCGTGACGTCGGCCGACGCGATCAAGGGCCTGAAGTTCGGTGACGAGGTGCAGGCGATCAACAAGTCGGCTGACGTGCTGGACAAGCTGGGCGTGAAGACGATCGTGGTGCTGCTGCACCAGGGCGACAACACGGAGGGCGGCGGCCCGAACGACTGCCGGACGACTCCGGGGCCGGCGCTGGCGATCGCGAAGGCGGCGTCGCCGAAGGTGGACGTGATCTTCTCCGGGCACAGCCACCAGCAGTACGACTGCACGGTGACGGACCCGGCCGGCAACCCGCGACCGCTGATCCAGGGCGCCTCGTTCGGCCGGCTGCTGTCTGTGGTCGACCTGAAGATCGACCCGCGCACCCGGGACGCGATCCGCGGCCAGACGGTGGCGCACAACGAGGTCGTGACGCGGGACGTGACACCGGACCCGACGGTGCAGGCGCTGGTGTCGAAGGCCGTGACGGAGGCGGCGCCGATCGCGAACAAGCCGGTCGGCACGATCACCTCGGACATCGTGGCGGCCCAGCAGCCGTCGGGTGAGTCGCCGCTGGGTGACGTGATCGCCGACGCGCAGCTGGAGTCGACGAAGTCGGCGGGTGCGCAGGTGGCGGTGATGAACCCGGGCGGCATCCGGGCGGATCTGAACTTCAAGTCGTCGACCGCCGGCGTGCCGGACGGCACCGTGACGTACGCGAACGCCTTCACGATCCAGCCGTTCGCGAACATCCTGCAGACGGAGACGCTGACCGGCGCGCAGCTGAAGGCGGTGCTGGAGCAGCAGTGGCAGCCGCAGCCGAACGGCTCGGTGCAGACGAAGATGCTGCAGATCTCGTCGAGCCTGCACTACACGTGGTCGGCGTCGGCCCCGGTGGGCTCGCGGATCACCTCGATCACCGTGGCCGGCCAGCCGGTGACCCCGGACGGCAGCTACAAAGTGACCGCGAACAACTTCCTCACCGGCGGCGGCGACGGCTTCACGGTGTTGAAGCAGGGCACCGGCATCGTCGGCGGCGCGATCGACCTGGACGCGTTCACGGCGTACCTGACGGCGCACCAGAACCTGGCGCCGCCGGCCGCCGACCGCATCACACAGACGCCCTGA
- the ypfJ gene encoding KPN_02809 family neutral zinc metallopeptidase: protein MQFNDDADLDTSQVQDYRGSGGGGGGGFGFPLGGLALGGGGLGIVGLVLWLVISHLGGGANQLSGQPNNSQINQCKTGAQANASQECRDVALVNSIQAYWSDQFSRSGKTYKKATTIFFTNRQQTGCGTGTTGMGPFYCPADQHVYIDLSFFKELQTRFGATGGPFVEGYVLAHEYGHHVQNLLGTSRNIGKGSGATSGSVRLELQADCYAGVWANHATSTPASNGKPLITNVSQQDINNALDTASRIGDDFIQKNLGNGQVNSGSFTHGTSAQRQHWFTTGYQSGNPAACDTFNTDNLG from the coding sequence GTGCAGTTCAACGACGACGCCGACCTGGACACCTCACAGGTACAGGACTACCGGGGCTCGGGCGGCGGCGGTGGCGGTGGTTTCGGCTTCCCGCTGGGCGGCCTGGCGCTGGGCGGCGGCGGGCTGGGCATCGTCGGCCTCGTGCTGTGGCTGGTGATCAGCCACCTCGGCGGCGGGGCCAACCAGCTGTCCGGGCAGCCGAACAACTCCCAGATCAACCAGTGCAAGACCGGCGCGCAGGCCAACGCCAGCCAGGAGTGCCGGGACGTGGCCCTGGTGAACTCGATCCAGGCCTACTGGTCGGACCAGTTCTCCCGGTCGGGCAAGACCTACAAGAAGGCCACCACGATCTTCTTCACCAACCGGCAGCAGACCGGCTGCGGCACCGGCACCACCGGCATGGGCCCCTTCTACTGCCCGGCCGACCAGCACGTGTACATCGACCTGAGCTTCTTCAAGGAGCTGCAGACCCGGTTCGGCGCCACCGGCGGCCCGTTCGTCGAGGGCTACGTGCTCGCCCACGAGTACGGGCACCACGTGCAGAACCTGCTCGGCACCTCACGCAACATCGGCAAGGGCAGCGGCGCGACGTCCGGCTCGGTGCGGCTGGAGTTGCAGGCCGACTGCTACGCCGGCGTGTGGGCCAACCACGCCACCAGCACGCCGGCCAGCAACGGCAAGCCGCTGATCACCAACGTGTCGCAGCAGGACATCAACAACGCGCTGGACACCGCCTCCCGCATCGGGGACGACTTCATCCAGAAGAACCTCGGCAACGGCCAGGTCAACTCCGGCTCGTTCACCCACGGCACGTCGGCGCAGCGGCAGCACTGGTTCACCACCGGCTACCAGAGCGGCAACCCGGCCGCCTGCGACACCTTCAACACCGACAACCTGGGCTGA
- a CDS encoding GNAT family N-acetyltransferase — protein sequence MEPWPLRNLVLRTQRLELRPDDDAGLFELIEVARAGVHPPEYMPFGVPWTDVPDAELGVNSLRYHWSQRAALRPDDWHLNFLIRLDGKVIGEQTMSARDFAVTREVSTGSWLGRRFQGHGYGTEMRAAVLSFAFDHLGAVQARTSAYVDNEASLHVSRSLGYVDDGTMRDNRRGEPAVQLRMLVTADRFATFRPHWKLEVAGLDDCLPMLIA from the coding sequence ATGGAGCCTTGGCCACTGCGGAACCTGGTGCTACGCACCCAGCGCCTCGAACTGCGCCCCGACGACGACGCGGGCCTGTTCGAGCTCATCGAGGTCGCGCGGGCCGGCGTGCACCCGCCCGAGTACATGCCGTTCGGTGTCCCGTGGACCGACGTGCCGGACGCCGAACTGGGCGTCAACAGCCTGCGCTACCACTGGTCGCAGCGGGCCGCGCTGAGGCCCGACGACTGGCACCTGAACTTCCTGATTCGCCTGGACGGCAAGGTGATCGGCGAGCAGACCATGAGCGCCCGCGACTTCGCCGTCACCCGCGAGGTCAGCACCGGCTCGTGGCTCGGCCGCCGGTTCCAGGGCCATGGCTACGGCACCGAGATGCGCGCCGCCGTGTTGAGCTTCGCCTTCGACCATCTCGGCGCCGTGCAGGCCCGTACCTCGGCGTACGTCGACAACGAGGCCTCGCTGCACGTCAGCCGCTCCCTCGGCTACGTCGACGACGGCACCATGCGCGACAACCGCCGCGGCGAACCCGCCGTGCAGCTGCGCATGCTGGTCACCGCTGACCGCTTCGCCACCTTCCGTCCACACTGGAAGCTGGAGGTCGCCGGCCTGGACGACTGCCTGCCGATGCTGATCGCCTAA
- a CDS encoding NAD(P)H-quinone oxidoreductase → MQAITIRQPGGPEVLEWAEAPDPTVRPGEVLLDVAATAVNRADLLQRQGFYPPPPGAPEILGLECSGTVAQVGEGVTSWQVGDQVCALLAGGGYAEKVAVPAEQLLPLPKNVSLVEAAGLPEVVCTVWSTVVQTAGLSTGDVLLVHGGAGGIGTCAIQIGKALGVTVAVTAGSDERLALCRELGADITINYKTQDFVEEVRNATDGHGADVVLDNMGASYLARNIDVLAMDGRVVNIGMQGGVKGELNIGALMAKRGGVLSAGLRARPVTGKGSKADIIADVRERLWPLVESGAVKPIIGRTLPMSQAAEAHRALEASDVFGKVVLTA, encoded by the coding sequence ATGCAGGCGATCACGATCAGGCAGCCGGGCGGGCCGGAAGTGCTCGAATGGGCGGAGGCGCCCGATCCCACGGTGCGCCCCGGCGAGGTGCTGCTGGATGTGGCGGCGACGGCGGTGAACCGGGCGGATCTGTTGCAGCGTCAGGGTTTCTACCCGCCGCCGCCGGGTGCGCCGGAGATTCTGGGCCTGGAGTGCTCGGGCACGGTCGCCCAGGTCGGCGAGGGCGTCACGAGCTGGCAGGTAGGCGACCAGGTGTGTGCGCTGCTGGCCGGCGGCGGCTACGCGGAGAAGGTGGCGGTGCCGGCGGAGCAGCTGCTGCCGCTGCCCAAGAACGTGAGCTTGGTGGAGGCGGCGGGCCTGCCCGAGGTCGTGTGCACGGTGTGGTCGACGGTCGTGCAGACGGCGGGTCTGTCCACTGGGGACGTGCTGCTGGTGCACGGCGGCGCGGGCGGCATCGGCACCTGCGCGATCCAGATCGGCAAGGCGCTCGGTGTCACGGTGGCGGTGACGGCGGGCTCGGACGAGCGGCTGGCCCTGTGCCGCGAGCTCGGTGCGGATATCACCATCAACTACAAGACCCAGGATTTCGTCGAGGAGGTACGGAACGCGACCGACGGCCACGGCGCGGACGTGGTGCTGGACAACATGGGCGCGTCCTACCTGGCCCGCAACATCGACGTGCTGGCGATGGACGGCCGCGTGGTCAACATCGGCATGCAGGGCGGTGTGAAGGGCGAGCTGAACATCGGCGCGCTGATGGCCAAGCGCGGCGGCGTGCTGTCGGCCGGCCTGCGGGCCCGCCCGGTCACGGGCAAGGGCAGCAAGGCCGACATCATCGCGGACGTCCGCGAGCGGCTGTGGCCGCTGGTGGAGTCCGGCGCGGTGAAGCCGATCATCGGCCGCACGCTGCCGATGTCTCAGGCGGCCGAGGCGCACCGGGCGCTGGAGGCGTCGGACGTGTTCGGCAAGGTCGTGCTCACGGCGTGA
- a CDS encoding class I SAM-dependent methyltransferase gives MDSRALADVSAWVRLTPLLTEYLPFTRRDLRPSGITVLLDEVLLGARSVLVECGCGAASVLIARLLHRRGFGHLLSLEHDERQAAFVASQLRREGLGHVARVVHVPLQPHPAAIGKAGWYAPEVVHDEVSEYVDRFGLVDLLLVDGPSGDDLIRYPAMPVFRGVLAPGAAVLLDDIGRPGELTVMDRWRREFALRFRTEETIGYALLTP, from the coding sequence TTGGATAGCCGCGCGCTGGCGGACGTCTCCGCCTGGGTCCGGCTGACGCCGCTGCTGACCGAGTACCTGCCGTTCACCCGCCGCGACCTGCGGCCGTCCGGCATCACCGTGCTGCTCGACGAGGTGCTGCTAGGGGCGCGCAGCGTGCTGGTGGAATGCGGCTGTGGCGCGGCATCCGTCCTCATCGCACGGCTGCTGCACCGCCGCGGCTTCGGGCACCTGCTGTCGCTGGAACACGACGAGCGGCAGGCCGCCTTCGTCGCGAGCCAGCTTCGCCGCGAGGGACTCGGGCACGTGGCCCGGGTCGTGCACGTGCCGCTCCAGCCGCATCCCGCCGCCATCGGCAAGGCCGGCTGGTACGCGCCCGAGGTCGTGCACGACGAGGTGTCGGAGTACGTCGACCGGTTCGGGCTGGTCGACCTGCTGCTGGTGGACGGCCCGTCCGGCGACGACCTGATCCGCTACCCGGCTATGCCGGTGTTTCGTGGCGTGCTGGCGCCCGGCGCCGCCGTGCTGCTCGACGACATCGGACGCCCCGGCGAGCTGACCGTCATGGACCGCTGGCGGCGGGAGTTCGCGCTGCGCTTCCGCACCGAGGAGACGATCGGCTACGCGCTGCTCACGCCGTGA
- a CDS encoding cysteine desulfurase-like protein has protein sequence MAFDVARVRGLFPALGDGWVHLDSPAGMQVPEQVATAVSTALRAPVSGPGGIFPASQRAEAIVDAARRAVADLVGADPAGVVLGTSSAVLLQRLADALGDGWLLGDEVVVSRLDHPANVSPWQRAAQRSGGTVRWAEIDIETCELPAWQYDELVSARTKVVAITAASGAVGTRPDLPKIAETAHNAGALVVVDASSAAPFMPLDIVAMGADIVAVSANAWGGPPVGALVFRDAKLLDRLPSVALEAGARGPERLELGPHPYPLLAGLVASVDYLAALDDAAVGPRRERLLASLGSMKSYQAGLLAHLINELRWSRNAMVIGDAMRRVPSLAFTVTGVKAVEAVEHLAERGVCAFADPGQNGVFSVLGVGEIGGAVRIGLAHYTNQMEVDQLIRALADIG, from the coding sequence ATGGCGTTCGACGTCGCTCGGGTCCGTGGGCTGTTCCCCGCTCTCGGCGACGGCTGGGTGCACCTCGACTCACCGGCGGGCATGCAGGTGCCCGAGCAGGTCGCGACCGCCGTTTCCACCGCGCTGCGGGCCCCGGTCTCCGGACCGGGCGGCATCTTCCCGGCATCGCAGCGCGCGGAGGCGATCGTGGACGCGGCCCGGCGAGCCGTCGCTGACCTGGTCGGCGCCGACCCCGCGGGCGTGGTGCTGGGGACAAGCTCGGCGGTGCTGCTGCAACGGCTGGCCGACGCGCTCGGCGACGGCTGGCTGCTCGGTGACGAGGTCGTGGTGTCCCGACTGGATCACCCGGCCAACGTGTCGCCGTGGCAGCGCGCCGCGCAGCGCTCCGGCGGGACGGTCCGGTGGGCCGAGATCGACATCGAGACGTGCGAGCTGCCCGCCTGGCAGTACGACGAACTGGTCTCGGCGCGGACCAAAGTGGTCGCCATCACCGCCGCCTCCGGCGCGGTCGGCACGCGGCCGGACCTGCCGAAGATCGCCGAGACCGCGCACAACGCCGGCGCGCTGGTCGTCGTGGACGCCTCGTCGGCGGCCCCGTTCATGCCGCTGGACATCGTCGCCATGGGCGCGGACATCGTCGCCGTGTCGGCCAACGCCTGGGGCGGGCCGCCGGTCGGCGCACTGGTGTTCCGCGACGCCAAGCTGCTCGACCGGCTGCCGTCCGTGGCGCTGGAGGCCGGCGCCCGCGGGCCGGAGCGGCTGGAACTGGGGCCGCACCCGTATCCGCTGCTCGCCGGGCTGGTCGCCTCCGTGGACTACCTCGCGGCGCTGGACGACGCGGCGGTCGGGCCGCGCCGGGAGCGGCTGCTCGCCTCCCTCGGCTCGATGAAGTCGTACCAGGCCGGGCTGCTGGCCCACCTGATCAACGAGCTTCGGTGGTCCCGCAACGCCATGGTCATCGGCGACGCCATGCGCCGCGTGCCGTCGCTCGCGTTCACCGTGACCGGGGTGAAGGCCGTCGAGGCCGTGGAGCACCTCGCCGAACGCGGGGTGTGCGCCTTCGCCGACCCCGGCCAGAACGGCGTTTTCTCCGTGCTCGGCGTCGGCGAGATCGGCGGGGCAGTGCGCATCGGGTTGGCGCACTACACCAACCAGATGGAGGTCGACCAGCTGATCCGCGCGCTGGCCGACATTGGATAG
- a CDS encoding bacterial proteasome activator family protein: MTAPNDSESNGTGPQHIVVVGPDGAQLGSARVPSADEAEPGGQDVSGLVEQPAKVMRIGTMIKQLLEEVRAAPLDEASRNRLREIHKASITELEDGLAPELREELERLSLPFTDDSTPSDAELRIAQAQLVGWLEGLFHGIQTALFAQQMAARVQLEQMRGRALPPGIGGADADPQHVRGSGQYL, translated from the coding sequence ATGACAGCGCCCAACGACAGCGAGTCCAACGGCACGGGACCGCAGCACATCGTGGTGGTGGGCCCGGACGGAGCCCAGCTCGGCTCCGCGCGGGTGCCGTCTGCCGACGAGGCCGAGCCCGGCGGCCAGGACGTGAGCGGCCTGGTCGAGCAGCCGGCCAAGGTGATGCGGATCGGCACGATGATCAAACAACTGCTCGAGGAGGTGCGGGCCGCTCCGCTCGACGAGGCCAGCCGCAACCGCCTGCGGGAGATCCACAAGGCGTCCATCACGGAACTGGAGGACGGCCTGGCGCCGGAGCTGCGGGAGGAGCTGGAACGGCTGTCGCTGCCGTTCACCGACGACTCCACCCCGTCCGACGCCGAGCTGCGCATCGCGCAGGCCCAGCTGGTCGGCTGGCTGGAGGGCCTGTTCCACGGCATCCAGACCGCCCTGTTCGCGCAGCAGATGGCGGCGCGGGTGCAGCTGGAGCAGATGCGTGGCCGCGCGCTGCCGCCGGGCATCGGCGGCGCCGACGCGGACCCGCAGCACGTCCGGGGCAGCGGCCAATACCTGTAG
- the wzm gene encoding galactan export ABC transporter permease subunit Wzm/RfbD, translating to MHPSSTIDRPAEPLAPSTRSWSRAFADIRTGLANRQLWAHLGWQDIKQRYRRSVLGPLWITIGMGVTALGTGLLYGFLFHANTATFLPYVTVGFIVWNFLSGCLLEGLQTFISNEGLIKHLPAPLSVYVLRTIWRQTLLLAHNLIVYVIVTLIFIGQLVEPYSLAADGGGTLQPGIGWSILLAIPGFLLIAVNGGWVATLLGIISTRYRDIPQVINAIIQLLFYGTPIVWTLDTLGKANRELGQLVLDWNPLYHLLQVMRGPLLGQEVTPLSWIVTIGMAVVGWALALLFMKNYRARISYWV from the coding sequence GTGCATCCATCAAGCACCATCGACCGCCCCGCGGAACCGCTGGCGCCCTCGACCCGCAGCTGGTCGCGCGCCTTCGCGGACATCCGCACCGGCCTGGCGAACCGGCAGCTGTGGGCCCACCTGGGCTGGCAGGACATCAAGCAGCGCTACCGCCGCTCGGTGCTGGGCCCGTTGTGGATCACCATTGGCATGGGCGTCACCGCGTTGGGCACCGGCCTGCTGTACGGCTTCCTGTTCCACGCGAACACCGCGACATTCCTCCCTTATGTCACGGTCGGCTTCATTGTCTGGAACTTCCTGAGCGGCTGCCTGCTGGAGGGGCTGCAGACCTTCATCTCCAACGAGGGTCTGATCAAGCACCTGCCGGCGCCGCTGTCGGTCTACGTGCTGCGCACGATCTGGCGGCAGACGCTGCTGCTGGCGCACAACCTGATCGTCTACGTGATCGTCACGCTGATCTTCATCGGCCAGCTGGTCGAGCCGTACTCGCTGGCCGCCGACGGCGGCGGCACGCTGCAGCCCGGCATCGGCTGGTCGATCCTGCTGGCGATCCCGGGCTTCCTGCTCATCGCCGTCAACGGTGGCTGGGTGGCCACGCTGCTGGGCATCATCAGCACCCGCTACCGGGACATCCCGCAGGTCATCAACGCGATCATCCAGCTGCTGTTCTACGGCACGCCGATCGTGTGGACGCTCGACACCCTCGGCAAGGCGAACCGCGAGCTCGGCCAGCTGGTGCTGGACTGGAATCCGCTCTACCACCTGCTGCAGGTGATGCGCGGCCCGCTGCTCGGCCAGGAGGTCACCCCGCTGAGCTGGATCGTCACCATCGGCATGGCGGTCGTCGGCTGGGCGCTGGCCCTGCTGTTCATGAAGAACTACCGTGCCCGCATCTCCTACTGGGTGTGA